A window of the Tunturibacter empetritectus genome harbors these coding sequences:
- a CDS encoding SDR family NAD(P)-dependent oxidoreductase: MSNNPTNRKAYLITGPTSGIGRCTAFELATHGTVVLVGRDRGKLNELQKAIERKGGHAVSAVCDLSDLVSVRRAAAEIVALHLPIVGLLNNAGIMQMRATKNAMGWDMSFATNHLGPFVLTEALIPHLPYGATVIFVASAVEDPERKPAKMAGFRGSRYLSAEASTRGEWNPGGSRMPGADAYATSKQCNLATAMAFARETPRLHFNAVEPGLNPTTGLGGHDAGALVRSLQTFVIPLLVPLLMPFIKILSTPKRAASVITKILINESGETGIYYDERGRPMPGSVLVRDPNFQDRVVAETRALLSTFPK; the protein is encoded by the coding sequence ATGTCGAATAATCCCACCAATCGCAAGGCGTACCTCATCACCGGCCCGACCTCCGGTATAGGCCGCTGCACGGCATTTGAGCTGGCCACGCACGGCACGGTCGTCCTGGTCGGACGCGACCGCGGAAAGCTCAATGAATTGCAGAAGGCAATTGAGCGAAAAGGTGGGCATGCGGTATCGGCCGTCTGCGATCTGTCGGATCTTGTGAGCGTACGGCGCGCGGCTGCGGAGATCGTCGCGCTCCATCTCCCGATCGTCGGGCTGCTCAACAACGCCGGCATCATGCAGATGCGCGCTACAAAGAATGCAATGGGCTGGGACATGTCCTTCGCAACCAACCACCTCGGCCCATTCGTACTGACCGAAGCGCTCATACCGCATCTCCCCTATGGTGCGACCGTCATCTTCGTCGCCTCCGCTGTAGAAGATCCCGAGCGCAAGCCGGCGAAGATGGCGGGCTTCCGCGGCAGCCGCTATCTCTCCGCCGAGGCAAGCACGCGCGGCGAGTGGAACCCCGGCGGCTCCAGGATGCCAGGCGCGGACGCCTACGCCACCTCGAAGCAGTGCAACCTCGCCACAGCAATGGCCTTCGCCCGCGAGACTCCACGGCTGCACTTCAACGCGGTCGAGCCAGGCCTGAATCCAACCACCGGTTTGGGAGGGCATGACGCCGGGGCCCTTGTGCGCTCTCTGCAGACATTCGTTATTCCGCTGCTTGTGCCGCTGCTCATGCCCTTCATCAAAATCTTGAGCACCCCAAAGCGAGCCGCGAGCGTAATCACCAAAATCCTGATCAATGAATCCGGTGAGACCGGCATCTACTACGACGAGCGCGGACGCCCAATGCCCGGCTCCGTGCTCGTCCGCGACCCCAACTTTCAGGACCGTGTCGTCGCAGAAACGCGCGCCTTACTATCGACGTTTCCAAAATGA
- a CDS encoding TetR/AcrR family transcriptional regulator yields MARPRSEDKRSAILTAATRVIVTQGLSAPTAVIARDAGVANGSLFTYFETKADLFNQLYLELKAGMASASLEGLRPGAELRTQVSHVWTNWMAWAVSNPEKRRALTQLGVSDEITPATRAAGHKTMTAIGDLLERSRANGPLRGAPMGFVVAIMNSLAEATMDFMVQDPANADKHCKAGFDALWRVLT; encoded by the coding sequence ATGGCCAGACCAAGAAGTGAAGACAAGCGCAGCGCCATCCTGACAGCGGCAACTCGCGTCATCGTCACCCAGGGGCTCAGCGCACCGACCGCAGTCATCGCTAGAGATGCTGGCGTAGCCAACGGTTCCCTCTTCACCTACTTCGAGACCAAAGCTGATCTATTCAATCAACTCTATCTCGAACTGAAAGCCGGGATGGCCTCTGCCTCCCTCGAAGGACTTCGGCCCGGGGCTGAGCTTCGGACCCAGGTATCTCACGTCTGGACAAACTGGATGGCCTGGGCAGTCTCCAATCCCGAGAAGCGACGCGCGCTCACCCAACTCGGCGTCTCCGACGAGATCACGCCCGCGACACGTGCCGCCGGGCATAAGACCATGACAGCCATCGGCGACCTGTTGGAACGCAGTCGCGCCAATGGTCCCCTGCGCGGAGCTCCGATGGGCTTTGTCGTCGCGATCATGAACTCGCTGGCCGAGGCAACGATGGACTTCATGGTCCAGGACCCAGCCAACGCGGACAAGCACTGCAAAGCCGGTTTTGACGCCCTGTGGCGCGTATTAACCTAG
- a CDS encoding M20/M25/M40 family metallo-hydrolase: MPATAASTANAQRRISRLATLTAVHRAFHWLHLHQPQLRQWQLELVRIPAPPFGESARAAWFLERFHHLGLTNLHLDDAGNALAELQPEAASSPALNNDTSIEAADTLPDHGTVDKPSSPDSSQLQPCILLSAHLDTVFPPNTPIDLTEEKDSPRIAAPGICDNAAGLTALLAIAAALRFANITPPIPILFAANVGEEGEGDLRGMRHLFERGPYRTSIAAALILEGGGTAAAINQALGSLRFRVTITGPGGHSWADAGTPNPILVLSKALTEIAALHLPTDPLTTLNVGHISGGTSINSIPESASALLDLRSTDSTLLTSTASRIHQIFDDIVTAQSTTTTPLKLHIETIGNRPAATLPDDSPLLHTLRAVDRHLSLRTELRLGSTDANIPLSRGIPALALGSGGIGGGIHTLQEWYDPTGRETALRRILLTLLDTTQLVAEGLPGNN; encoded by the coding sequence ATGCCAGCCACAGCCGCATCGACGGCGAACGCCCAGCGCCGCATCTCTCGCCTTGCCACCCTCACCGCCGTCCACCGCGCCTTTCACTGGCTGCACCTCCACCAACCCCAACTGCGCCAGTGGCAGCTCGAGCTCGTCCGCATCCCCGCCCCACCCTTCGGCGAATCCGCCCGAGCCGCCTGGTTCCTCGAGCGCTTCCACCACCTCGGCCTCACCAACCTCCACCTCGACGACGCCGGCAACGCCCTCGCCGAACTCCAACCCGAAGCAGCATCCTCTCCTGCTCTAAATAACGACACCTCGATCGAAGCCGCTGACACTCTCCCTGACCACGGCACCGTAGACAAACCCTCATCGCCAGACAGCAGCCAACTCCAACCCTGCATCCTCCTCTCCGCCCACCTCGACACCGTCTTCCCCCCCAACACCCCCATCGACCTCACCGAAGAAAAAGACTCACCCCGCATCGCCGCCCCCGGCATCTGCGACAACGCCGCCGGCCTCACCGCCCTCCTCGCCATCGCCGCAGCCCTTCGCTTCGCCAACATCACGCCACCCATCCCCATCCTCTTCGCCGCCAACGTAGGTGAAGAGGGCGAAGGCGACCTCCGCGGCATGCGTCACCTCTTCGAGCGCGGCCCCTATCGCACCAGCATCGCCGCCGCCCTCATCCTCGAAGGCGGAGGAACCGCCGCCGCCATCAACCAAGCCCTCGGCAGCCTCCGCTTCCGCGTCACCATCACCGGCCCCGGCGGTCACTCCTGGGCCGACGCAGGCACCCCAAACCCAATCCTCGTCCTCAGCAAAGCACTCACCGAGATCGCCGCCCTCCACCTCCCCACCGACCCCCTCACCACCCTCAACGTCGGCCACATCTCCGGCGGCACCTCCATCAACTCCATCCCCGAGTCCGCCTCCGCCCTCCTCGATCTCCGCTCCACCGACTCCACCCTGCTCACCTCCACCGCCTCCCGCATCCACCAGATCTTCGACGACATCGTCACCGCACAATCCACCACCACCACACCACTAAAGCTTCACATCGAGACCATAGGAAACCGTCCCGCCGCCACCCTCCCCGACGACTCCCCCCTCCTCCACACCCTCCGCGCCGTCGACCGCCATCTCTCCCTCCGCACCGAGCTCCGCCTCGGCTCCACCGACGCCAACATCCCCCTCTCCCGCGGCATCCCCGCCCTCGCCCTCGGCAGCGGCGGCATCGGCGGAGGCATCCACACCCTCCAGGAGTGGTACGACCCCACCGGCCGCGAGACCGCCCTCCGCCGCATCCTCCTCACCCTCCTCGACACCACCCAACTCGTGGCCGAAGGCCTCCCTGGCAACAACTAG
- the truA gene encoding tRNA pseudouridine(38-40) synthase TruA has translation MPHWKTILTYDGTPYNGWQIQPSLPTVQGTLAQAIHRVTGETVLPQGSGRTDTGVHALGQVATFSLSVPIPAANLHRALNRALPPSIRILAIEAVSEDFHARHSARRKTYEYRILPSCDDEDRICSPMLAPYVWACRLPLELAALQQAAIHILGTHDFTSFAAADPDLTTRTRSLEEAAVTPTTDSTPSPIPTDNTRTIFHSAWHQQEDLLIYRITGSGFLHHMVRNLVGTFVEAAANRLPPDAIPKILAARNRSAAGPTAPARGLFLVEVLYTDAEITHTEAEANS, from the coding sequence ATGCCGCACTGGAAGACCATCCTCACCTACGACGGAACCCCCTACAACGGCTGGCAGATCCAGCCCTCTCTCCCCACCGTTCAGGGAACCCTCGCCCAGGCCATCCATCGCGTCACCGGCGAAACCGTCCTCCCCCAGGGCTCCGGCCGCACCGACACCGGAGTCCACGCCCTCGGCCAGGTTGCCACCTTCTCGCTCTCCGTCCCCATCCCCGCCGCCAACCTCCATCGCGCCCTCAACCGAGCCCTCCCACCCAGCATCCGCATCCTCGCCATCGAAGCCGTCTCCGAAGATTTCCACGCCCGCCACAGCGCCCGCCGCAAAACCTACGAGTACCGCATCCTCCCCTCGTGCGACGACGAAGACCGCATCTGCTCCCCCATGCTTGCCCCCTACGTCTGGGCCTGCCGCCTTCCCCTCGAGCTCGCCGCCCTGCAACAAGCTGCCATCCACATCCTCGGCACCCACGACTTCACCTCCTTCGCCGCCGCCGACCCAGACCTCACCACCCGCACCAGATCATTAGAAGAAGCCGCAGTCACGCCAACGACTGACAGCACACCTTCTCCCATCCCAACCGACAACACCCGCACCATCTTCCACTCCGCTTGGCACCAACAAGAGGACCTCCTCATCTACCGAATCACCGGCTCAGGCTTCCTACACCATATGGTCCGCAACCTCGTCGGCACCTTCGTCGAAGCAGCCGCCAACCGCCTCCCCCCCGACGCCATTCCAAAGATCCTCGCCGCCCGCAACCGCTCCGCCGCCGGCCCCACCGCCCCCGCCCGCGGCCTCTTCCTCGTCGAGGTCTTATATACAGACGCCGAGATCACGCATACCGAAGCCGAGGCCAACTCCTGA
- a CDS encoding TolC family protein, with product MRLKDMQGAASIALLLMSLCTQPSLGQEQTQSNPTSATRPAAPQAVANDTTGQAGLPQAPDPKPTEPLFLRDTSRDYTKPKSHIWNPIAPYTAIQVPTFQMGNTTLGSLLKDGKIYLSLADAVTLALQNNYDIAISRINLDIADTDLLRARAGSSLRGVSTGLLTNTIGGTTTTITTGGGPGATSQGVGGGGTGVGGIVVSTNGGGPVPENLDPVLTGQLEYEASTQPQLNTLFSGGLSVLTTDTATYNFGYAQGFLTGTQLTVGFNNTRVTTDNPFSNYSPSLTTSFKATATQHLLQGFGWGVNGRFILQAKNDRRITDSAFRQQLLYTVNQVENIYWALVSAYEDEQAKERQLTQSSQLTSDNRKQLEIGTLAPLDVVNSDSAVASDKQALVASKTNLEYQQLLMKQAILRNLNDPQMSQAPVIPTDRVALDRLPEEDLQVEDLVKQAYANNPQIEQAVLNMKNNEITIKAFKNGLLPIVDAYAFYGGSALGGAQNPNAVNFNSTAPPPNNKYPPGTFPSVGYGDVFQNTFNNNAPDKGVGVNMTIPLRNRQAQADQARSQMEYRQSQMRLQQLYTLIRIQVTNQQYALTNDRAQVQAAQAARDFAAQSLDAEQKKYKLGASTTANVLQQGRNLATGENNLISATAAYARDRAQLFQLLANTLDRYGISIEAAAQAVGGAGMPTPVIPGLTAPKAPEPPKPIDVNPGAAPPQQ from the coding sequence GTGAGATTAAAGGATATGCAGGGGGCGGCGAGCATTGCACTGCTGCTGATGAGTCTGTGCACACAGCCGAGCTTGGGGCAGGAGCAGACGCAGTCGAACCCAACCAGTGCGACCAGGCCGGCAGCGCCGCAAGCGGTGGCCAACGACACGACGGGACAGGCGGGATTGCCGCAGGCTCCTGATCCGAAGCCGACCGAGCCGTTGTTTTTGCGCGATACGAGCCGCGACTATACGAAGCCGAAGAGCCATATCTGGAATCCGATCGCTCCGTATACTGCGATTCAGGTTCCGACCTTCCAGATGGGGAACACGACGCTGGGAAGTTTGCTGAAGGATGGGAAGATCTATCTGAGCCTGGCGGATGCGGTGACGCTGGCTCTGCAGAATAACTACGATATTGCGATCTCGCGGATCAATCTTGATATTGCGGATACAGATCTGCTGCGGGCACGAGCGGGATCTTCACTGCGCGGCGTTTCGACGGGTCTGCTGACGAATACGATTGGCGGAACGACGACGACGATTACGACGGGCGGCGGACCGGGAGCGACGTCGCAGGGCGTGGGCGGCGGCGGTACCGGTGTCGGTGGAATCGTTGTGAGCACGAACGGCGGCGGGCCGGTTCCGGAGAATCTGGATCCGGTGCTGACGGGGCAGCTGGAGTATGAGGCGTCAACGCAGCCGCAGTTGAATACGCTGTTCAGCGGTGGGTTGTCGGTGTTGACGACGGATACGGCGACTTACAACTTCGGCTATGCGCAGGGATTTCTTACCGGCACGCAGTTGACGGTGGGGTTCAACAATACGCGCGTGACGACGGATAATCCTTTCAGCAACTACAGCCCTTCGTTGACGACGAGTTTCAAAGCGACGGCGACGCAGCACCTGCTGCAGGGTTTTGGCTGGGGCGTGAATGGCCGGTTTATCCTGCAGGCCAAGAACGACCGGCGGATTACGGACTCGGCGTTTCGTCAGCAGCTTCTCTACACGGTAAATCAGGTGGAGAACATCTACTGGGCTTTGGTGAGCGCGTATGAAGATGAGCAGGCGAAGGAGCGTCAACTGACGCAGTCGTCGCAACTGACCTCGGACAACCGGAAGCAGTTGGAGATTGGCACGCTGGCGCCGCTGGATGTGGTGAACTCAGACAGCGCGGTGGCGAGCGACAAGCAGGCGCTGGTGGCGTCGAAGACGAACCTTGAGTATCAGCAGCTGCTGATGAAGCAGGCGATTTTGCGGAATCTTAACGATCCGCAGATGTCGCAGGCTCCGGTGATTCCGACTGACCGGGTGGCGCTGGATCGATTGCCTGAGGAGGATCTGCAGGTCGAGGATCTGGTGAAGCAGGCGTATGCGAACAACCCGCAGATTGAGCAGGCGGTGTTGAATATGAAGAATAACGAGATCACGATCAAGGCGTTCAAGAATGGATTGCTGCCGATTGTCGATGCGTATGCGTTCTATGGCGGGAGCGCTCTGGGTGGTGCTCAGAACCCGAATGCCGTCAACTTCAACTCCACTGCTCCTCCGCCCAATAACAAGTATCCTCCTGGAACGTTTCCTTCGGTTGGGTATGGCGATGTGTTTCAGAACACGTTCAACAACAACGCTCCGGATAAGGGTGTTGGCGTGAACATGACGATTCCGCTGCGGAACCGGCAGGCGCAGGCGGATCAGGCGCGGTCGCAGATGGAGTACCGGCAGTCGCAGATGCGGTTGCAGCAGCTTTACACGCTGATTCGGATTCAGGTGACGAACCAGCAGTATGCGTTGACCAACGACCGGGCGCAGGTGCAGGCGGCGCAGGCGGCGAGAGACTTCGCGGCGCAGAGCCTGGATGCGGAACAGAAGAAGTATAAGCTGGGAGCATCGACCACTGCGAATGTGCTGCAGCAGGGCAGAAATCTGGCGACGGGGGAGAACAACCTGATCTCCGCTACGGCAGCGTATGCGAGAGACCGGGCGCAACTGTTCCAGCTTCTGGCGAACACTCTGGATCGTTATGGGATCAGTATCGAAGCTGCGGCGCAGGCGGTTGGAGGCGCGGGAATGCCGACGCCGGTGATTCCTGGGCTGACGGCTCCGAAGGCTCCTGAGCCGCCGAAGCCGATTGATGTAAATCCTGGTGCTGCTCCGCCGCAGCAGTAG
- a CDS encoding thioredoxin domain-containing protein: MSHKAASNDPTVSNEPVASEEAAGIHAQGDGHLNSLASAASAYLRSAMHQPVEWQEWGEAAFEKAKVEDKPILLDIGAVWCHWCHVMDRESYESAATAKIINDHFVAVKVDRDERPDVDTRYQAAVSAISGQGGWPLTAFLTPEGKPYFGGTYFPPADQHGRPGFQRVLLTMAEAFQNRRDEVNESAGSVMAAIEHNESFMGRAGNPGPELVAKLVGSALKQFDSRSGGFGSQPKFPHSGAIDLLLDVASRVSAGGMENVSEAAKTAAMVTLQKMSRGGIYDHLAGGFHRYSVDERWVVPHFEKMSYDNSELLKNYVHAFQTFVEPEAARVAREMIGWIDEWLSDRERGGFYASQDADFSLEDDGDYFTWTRDEAAEALTAEELAVASAYYDIGEIGDMHHNPAKNVLHVRGTLEGVAKANGITVEVAKERLAAAKEKLYAARLRRPTPYVDKTIYVGWNGMMISAYLEAGRVLDMPEVRAFALKSLDRVLAEAWEAKAGVAHVVAYGEQGGKGVRVAGVLEDYVFLGHAALDAWELTGEMRYYTAAMAIMESAVMKFYDPVGCAFFDTESVAEGETRLGALVTRRKPLQDSPTPAGNSVGAALLLRLEALNGREDYAVKALETLETFAGVVEHFGLYAASYGLALQRMVLRSVEICVIGDDAAARRLEAVALARYAVNKSVIRLRRDQLGALPPALAETLPHLPGLEGEGSFAVVCSGKGCLPPVATADELIEAMNKAL, from the coding sequence ATGAGTCATAAAGCGGCGAGTAACGATCCGACTGTGAGCAACGAACCGGTGGCGAGTGAGGAAGCGGCGGGGATTCACGCGCAGGGTGATGGGCACTTGAACTCTTTGGCGAGTGCGGCTTCGGCTTATCTGCGGTCGGCGATGCATCAGCCGGTGGAGTGGCAGGAGTGGGGCGAGGCGGCGTTCGAGAAGGCGAAGGTAGAGGATAAGCCGATCCTGCTGGATATCGGCGCGGTGTGGTGCCACTGGTGTCATGTGATGGATCGGGAGTCGTATGAGAGTGCGGCTACGGCGAAGATCATCAACGACCACTTTGTTGCGGTGAAGGTGGATCGGGATGAGCGGCCGGATGTGGATACGCGGTACCAGGCGGCGGTGTCTGCGATCAGCGGGCAGGGTGGTTGGCCGTTGACTGCGTTTCTGACTCCGGAGGGGAAGCCTTACTTTGGGGGGACTTATTTTCCGCCGGCGGATCAGCATGGACGGCCGGGGTTTCAGCGGGTGCTGCTGACGATGGCGGAGGCGTTTCAGAATCGGCGGGATGAGGTAAATGAGTCGGCTGGAAGCGTGATGGCGGCGATTGAGCATAACGAATCGTTTATGGGGAGGGCAGGGAATCCGGGGCCGGAGCTGGTGGCGAAGCTGGTGGGGTCGGCGCTGAAGCAGTTTGATTCGCGGTCGGGCGGGTTTGGGTCACAGCCGAAGTTTCCTCACTCGGGGGCGATCGATCTGCTGCTGGATGTGGCGTCGCGCGTGTCGGCCGGCGGGATGGAGAATGTGAGCGAGGCGGCGAAGACTGCGGCGATGGTGACGCTGCAGAAGATGTCGAGGGGTGGGATCTATGACCATCTGGCGGGGGGATTTCATCGCTACTCGGTGGATGAGCGGTGGGTGGTGCCGCACTTCGAGAAGATGTCGTATGACAACAGCGAGCTGCTGAAAAACTATGTGCATGCGTTCCAGACGTTTGTGGAGCCGGAGGCGGCACGGGTGGCGCGGGAGATGATTGGGTGGATCGACGAGTGGCTGAGCGACCGGGAGCGCGGCGGGTTTTATGCTTCGCAGGATGCGGACTTTTCGCTCGAGGATGACGGCGACTACTTTACGTGGACGCGCGATGAGGCCGCTGAGGCGCTGACTGCTGAGGAACTGGCAGTGGCGAGCGCTTACTACGATATTGGCGAGATCGGCGATATGCACCACAACCCGGCGAAGAATGTTCTGCATGTTCGAGGGACGCTGGAGGGTGTGGCAAAGGCGAATGGGATTACGGTGGAGGTCGCGAAGGAGCGGCTGGCTGCTGCCAAGGAGAAGCTGTATGCGGCGCGGCTGAGGCGGCCTACTCCTTATGTGGATAAGACGATCTATGTGGGCTGGAATGGGATGATGATCTCGGCGTACCTGGAGGCGGGGCGGGTGCTGGATATGCCGGAGGTGCGGGCGTTTGCGCTGAAGTCTCTGGACCGGGTGCTGGCGGAGGCGTGGGAGGCCAAGGCTGGCGTGGCGCATGTGGTCGCTTATGGCGAACAAGGCGGGAAGGGAGTGCGGGTGGCTGGGGTGCTTGAGGACTATGTGTTCCTGGGGCATGCAGCGCTGGATGCGTGGGAGCTAACCGGGGAGATGCGATACTACACGGCTGCAATGGCAATTATGGAGAGTGCGGTGATGAAGTTTTATGACCCGGTTGGGTGCGCGTTCTTCGATACTGAGAGTGTTGCGGAGGGTGAGACTCGGCTGGGGGCGCTGGTGACGCGGAGGAAGCCGTTGCAGGACTCGCCTACACCTGCGGGGAACTCTGTTGGAGCGGCGTTGCTGTTGCGGCTGGAAGCGTTGAATGGGCGGGAAGACTATGCAGTGAAGGCATTGGAGACGCTGGAGACGTTTGCCGGGGTGGTGGAGCACTTTGGGCTGTATGCCGCTAGCTATGGGCTGGCGTTGCAGAGGATGGTCTTGAGGTCGGTGGAGATCTGCGTGATTGGGGACGATGCCGCGGCGAGGAGGCTTGAGGCGGTGGCGTTGGCTCGGTATGCGGTGAATAAGAGCGTGATTCGGCTGCGGCGGGATCAGCTGGGGGCGCTGCCTCCGGCGCTGGCGGAGACGCTGCCGCATCTGCCGGGGCTTGAGGGGGAGGGGAGCTTTGCGGTGGTTTGCAGCGGCAAGGGGTGTTTGCCGCCGGTTGCTACCGCGGATGAGTTGATTGAGGCTATGAATAAGGCTTTGTGA